Proteins found in one Paenibacillus wynnii genomic segment:
- a CDS encoding aspartate-semialdehyde dehydrogenase: MSNVKFNVAVVGATGAVGEQIIGLLEKRDFPIAKLKLLSSPRSAGTVINFKGQDIVVEVATPESFEGIDIALFSAGGDVSKALAPHAVRHGAVCIDNTNAFRMDPGTPLVVPEVNPEQIDNHKGIIANPNCSTIQMVAALKPLQDKYGIARIIVSTYQAVSGAGARAIDELLRQSKEVLDGGEINPDILPVGSLPVKHQIAFNAIPQIDKFNENGYTLEEMKMVNETKKIMGDDSIEVTATCVRIPVVYGHSESIYVELKSDYELDEVRELLLNAPGITLQDDPSSQSYPLATHAAGKPDVFVGRLRRDLGAKRGLNMWVVSDNLMKGAAWNAVQIAEIIASQRS; encoded by the coding sequence ATGAGCAATGTAAAGTTTAATGTAGCCGTTGTCGGAGCAACAGGAGCGGTAGGAGAACAAATTATAGGTCTCTTGGAGAAGCGGGATTTCCCGATTGCCAAGTTGAAGTTGTTGTCTTCTCCGCGGTCGGCAGGGACAGTCATAAACTTTAAGGGCCAAGATATAGTAGTAGAAGTAGCTACCCCCGAAAGTTTTGAAGGCATTGATATTGCTTTGTTCAGCGCCGGCGGAGATGTGAGTAAAGCTCTTGCGCCTCACGCAGTACGCCATGGTGCTGTTTGTATTGATAATACAAATGCGTTCCGTATGGATCCGGGCACTCCGCTTGTTGTACCTGAGGTTAACCCGGAGCAAATTGATAACCATAAGGGTATTATTGCCAATCCTAACTGTTCAACCATTCAAATGGTAGCTGCACTCAAGCCACTGCAGGACAAATACGGCATCGCTCGTATTATCGTATCCACCTATCAAGCGGTATCTGGTGCAGGTGCTCGTGCTATTGATGAACTTTTACGCCAGAGCAAGGAAGTGCTGGATGGCGGCGAGATTAATCCGGATATTCTGCCGGTAGGTTCACTTCCGGTGAAACATCAAATCGCTTTCAATGCCATTCCGCAAATTGATAAATTTAATGAGAACGGCTATACGCTTGAAGAAATGAAAATGGTCAATGAAACGAAGAAGATTATGGGTGATGATTCTATTGAGGTGACAGCTACTTGTGTTCGTATTCCGGTAGTCTACGGTCACTCTGAATCGATCTACGTTGAATTGAAGTCTGATTATGAGCTAGACGAGGTTCGTGAACTTCTGTTAAATGCACCGGGAATTACGTTACAAGATGATCCGTCTTCTCAATCTTATCCACTGGCAACTCATGCTGCCGGCAAACCCGATGTATTCGTCGGACGGCTACGCCGGGATCTTGGGGCCAAGCGTGGTCTTAATATGTGGGTGGTCTCCGATAATTTGATGAAAGGCGCGGCTTGGAATGCTGTGCAGATTGCCGAGATCATCGCTTCACAAAGATCATAA
- a CDS encoding dipicolinate synthase subunit B, with amino-acid sequence MDWKGITVGYAITGSHCTFAEVMPQIQRFIDGGANVVPIVSGSVLTTNTRFGTSENWLKQLKDITGNDIISTIVEAEPLGPSKLLDVLTIAPCTGNSLSKLANAMTDSPVLMAAKSQMRNGRPLVLAISTNDGLGLNAANIAKLLVAKNIYFVPFGQDNPQGKPNSLVARMELIPEACYAALQGSQLQPMIVERFHSA; translated from the coding sequence ATGGACTGGAAAGGTATAACAGTTGGGTACGCCATTACGGGCTCCCACTGTACATTTGCTGAGGTGATGCCGCAGATTCAGCGCTTCATCGATGGGGGTGCGAACGTCGTTCCTATTGTCTCAGGATCCGTATTAACAACGAATACCAGGTTCGGTACATCGGAAAATTGGCTAAAACAGTTGAAAGATATAACAGGGAATGATATCATTTCTACAATTGTTGAAGCAGAACCGTTAGGTCCTTCCAAGCTGCTGGATGTGCTTACGATAGCACCCTGTACTGGAAATAGCCTGAGCAAGCTGGCTAATGCAATGACGGACAGTCCGGTACTCATGGCGGCAAAGTCGCAAATGCGTAATGGTCGGCCGCTTGTTTTAGCAATATCAACAAACGATGGCTTGGGTCTGAATGCTGCGAATATTGCAAAGTTGCTGGTGGCTAAGAATATTTATTTTGTACCGTTTGGTCAGGATAATCCTCAAGGGAAGCCAAATTCTTTGGTGGCACGGATGGAACTCATTCCGGAGGCCTGCTATGCTGCACTTCAGGGAAGCCAGCTGCAACCGATGATCGTCGAGCGGTTTCATTCAGCGTAG
- the dpsA gene encoding dipicolinate synthase subunit DpsA has product MLTGVRIVFLGGDARQFEIIRKCVELDATVSAAGFDKWVTPFEGVSLELMTAELLSNADVLVLPTVGCDDEGNIKTMFSAQQLQLLDEHAAALPANCKIYTGMAKEYLRQLCSKYKLKLVELLDRDDVAIYNSIPTAEGALVLAIQNTDFTVHGSTSMVLGMGRTGFTMARSLQGLGSNVKVGVRRQEHYARAEEMGWKAFLTENLLSQVSDTDLIFNTIPSMIITAQILSRIPRHCVIIDLASAPGGCDFRFAEKRGIKAILAPGLPGIVAPKSAGIIMANALVQSISDETFNQGG; this is encoded by the coding sequence ATGCTTACTGGCGTCAGGATCGTCTTCCTGGGTGGGGACGCAAGACAGTTTGAAATCATTCGAAAGTGTGTGGAATTGGATGCCACAGTAAGCGCTGCCGGGTTCGATAAATGGGTAACCCCATTTGAAGGGGTTAGCTTGGAACTGATGACTGCAGAGTTATTGAGTAATGCTGATGTGTTAGTGCTCCCTACGGTAGGCTGCGATGATGAAGGGAATATCAAGACCATGTTCTCCGCTCAGCAACTTCAATTACTGGATGAACATGCAGCGGCCTTGCCGGCCAACTGTAAGATTTATACCGGTATGGCAAAAGAATACTTACGCCAGCTATGCTCCAAGTATAAGCTGAAGCTGGTAGAACTATTGGATCGTGACGATGTTGCTATTTACAATTCTATCCCGACGGCAGAAGGTGCACTGGTACTGGCTATTCAGAATACCGATTTTACCGTACATGGGTCCACTTCGATGGTACTCGGGATGGGAAGAACGGGGTTCACGATGGCTAGAAGCCTTCAGGGATTGGGTTCGAACGTTAAGGTGGGAGTTCGGCGGCAAGAGCATTATGCCCGAGCAGAGGAAATGGGCTGGAAGGCTTTTTTGACTGAAAATTTGCTTTCACAGGTGTCGGATACCGATTTAATATTCAATACGATTCCCAGCATGATCATAACCGCACAGATTCTCTCACGCATTCCCCGACACTGCGTCATTATCGATCTTGCCTCTGCACCGGGTGGGTGCGATTTTCGTTTTGCGGAAAAAAGGGGAATAAAGGCGATACTGGCTCCGGGTCTTCCTGGAATAGTAGCTCCCAAGAGTGCTGGAATCATTATGGCGAATGCGCTGGTACAGTCGATTTCGGACGAGACTTTTAATCAGGGGGGATGA